Proteins encoded in a region of the Diospyros lotus cultivar Yz01 chromosome 9, ASM1463336v1, whole genome shotgun sequence genome:
- the LOC127809441 gene encoding microtubule-associated protein RP/EB family member 1C-like translates to MAANIGTMDSAYFVGRSEILAWINSALQLNLSKVEEACSGAVHCQLMDALHPGMVPMHKVNFDAKNEYEMIQNYKVLQDVFNKLKINKHIEVSKLVKGRPLDNLELMQWMKRYFDSVNGGNLHGYKPLERRETSKGGKEVSKKSAPSQTSNKSSTAAAKAQASHNPRKNDVNSVHQSAKSSRPSSSGGPAYDEQITELKLSVDSLEKERDFYFAKLRDIEILCQCPEIENLPVVDAIKRILYATDDSAALVAEAQALISQHQKETQLLSPIYEVPEAGLNTDTQKRKNIINSEVDDAATIVLSPRQRISDASDVHCSGSPLVTY, encoded by the exons atggcggCGAACATCGGAACGATGGACTCGGCATATTTTGTTGGAAGATCGGAGATCTTGGCGTGGATCAACTCCGCTCTCCAACTCAATCTCTCCAAAGTCGAAGAG GCGTGTTCTGGAGCCGTTCACTGCCAGCTGATGGACGCCCTCCATCCGGGAATGGTGCCGATGCACAAGGTCAATTTCGATGCCAAGAACGAGTACGAGATGATACAGAATTACAAGGTTCTTCAGGACGTCTTTAACAAACTCAAGATCAACAAG CACATTGAGGTGAGCAAGCTAGTGAAAGGGAGGCCCCTGGATAATCTGGAGTTGATGCAATGGATGAAGCGGTACTTTGATTCAGTTAATGGAGGCAATCTACATGG TTACAAGCCTTTGGAAAGGAGAGAGACTTCAAAAGGGGGAAAAGAAGTGAGCAAGAAGTCTGCACCATCACAGACCTCTAACAAGTCTTCCACAGCTGCTGCCAAGGCACAGGCCTCCCATAATCCTCGGAAGAATGATGTCAACTCTGTTCATCAGTCTGCTAAGAGCTCTAGACCTTCTTCCAGTGGAGGGCCAGCTTATGATGAACAG ATCACAGAGTTGAAGTTGTCAGTGGACAGTCTAGAGAAAGAAAGGGACTTCTACTTTGCAAAGTTGAGGGATATTGAGATCTTGTGCCAGTGTCCAGAGATTGAAAATTTGCCT GTAGTTGACgcaataaaaagaattttgtaTGCAACAGATGATAGTGCAGCTTTGGTGGCTGAAGCTCAAGCCTTGATATCCCAGCACCAGAAGGAGACTCAACTATTGAGTCCCATTTATGAAGTGCCTGAAGCTGGGCTAAACACAGATACCCAGAAGAGGAAAAATATCATCAATTCTGAGGTTGATGATGCTGCTACAATTGTGTTGTCTCCAAGGCAAAGGATTTCTGATGCTTCTGATGTCCATTGCAGTGGATCACCACTTGTGACTTACTGA
- the LOC127809715 gene encoding peroxidase 50-like yields the protein MLISPLLRNPSISLLSLSLPLKMAGLTKTVLTMAVWSLAVSLCFFSYSASAQLKQNYYANVCPNVENIVKDAVTKKFQQTFATVSGTLRLFFHDCFVQGCDASVIVVSTANNKAEKDHPDNLSLAGDGFDTVIKAKAAVDAVSSCRNKVSCADILAMATRDVIALAGGPSYAVELGRLDGLSSTASSVDGKLPQPGFGLDKLTSMFAANGLSRTDMIALSGKQNQSPLINYLLIFLL from the exons ATGCTAATCAGCCCACTTCTCAGAAACCCATCAAtctccctcctctctctctctctcccgttgAAGATGGCTGGATTGACTAAGACTGTGTTGACAATGGCGGTTTGGTCACTGGCCGTGAGCTTGTGCTTCTTCTCATATTCGGCATCAGCACAGCTCAAACAGAACTACTACGCCAACGTCTGCCCCAACGTGGAAAACATCGTCAAAGACGCAGTTACTAAAAAGTTTCAACAAACGTTTGCCACTGTCTCAGGCACCCTTCGCCTCTTCTTCCATGATTGCTTTGTCCAG GGTTGCGATGCTTCGGTTATAGTTGTGTCTACCGCAAACAACAAAGCGGAGAAGGATCACCCGGACAATCTGTCGCTGGCCGGCGATGGATTCGACACCGTGATCAAGGCGAAAGCGGCGGTGGATGCCGTCTCGAGTTGCCGGAACAAGGTCTCCTGCGCCGACATTCTTGCCATGGCAACCAGAGACGTCATTGCACTG GCCGGAGGACCGTCGTATGCGGTGGAGCTGGGAAGATTGGACGGGCTGAGCTCGACGGCGTCGAGTGTGGACGGGAAGCTGCCTCAGCCTGGCTTCGGCTTGGATAAGCTCACTTCCATGTTTGCTGCTAATGGCCTGTCTCGAACCGACATGATTGCCCTCTCAGGTAAACAAAATCAATcccccttaattaattatctactCATTTTCTTGTTATAA
- the LOC127809986 gene encoding LOW QUALITY PROTEIN: probable cinnamyl alcohol dehydrogenase (The sequence of the model RefSeq protein was modified relative to this genomic sequence to represent the inferred CDS: deleted 3 bases in 2 codons) — protein sequence MEGRKLVTGWAARDASGILSPYSFHLMRKTGKEDVLIKVLYCGMDHTDLHHMRNEILSTRYPLVLVHEVVGEVGEQGSEGTKFKVGDIVGVGAFIIGSCGECSLCQSGMEQYCQSRIFTYNDMTNKDGMPTRGGFSSAMVVHQKFVVKIPGKLAPEQVAPLLCAGVTAYSPLRQFMGSGKGLIKAGILGLGGVGHLGVIIAKAMGHHVTVISSSESKREETLEHLGADAFLVSSDADEMRRAMGTLDYILDTVPAPHTLQAYLPQLKVDAKLIVVGAAPKPLQFEANGLILGKKTITGSFIGSMEEMQELLDFWAEKGLESKVEVVKLDYVNKAFERMERNDVKFRFVVDACGWQQPPLNSSSRSLH from the exons ATGGAAGGAAGGAAATTAGTCACTGGTTGGGCAGCGAGAGATGCATCTGGGATTCTCTCTCCTTACTCTTTCCACCTCAtgag GAAAACAGGAAAGGAGGATGTGCTGATAAAGGTATTATACTGTGGAATGGACCACACGGATCTTCATCACATGAGGAATGAGATTCTCAGCACCCGCTACCCTTTGGTCCTAGT GCATGAAGTGGTGGGAGAAGTGGGGGAGCAAGGCTCAGAAGGGACCAAGTTCAAAGTGGGGGACATAGTCGGAGTTGGC GCATTTATAATTGGATCTTGTGGAGAATGTTCATTATGCCAGTCTGGTATGGAGCAGTATTGCCAAAGCAGAATCTTCACATATAATGACATG ACCAACAAGGATGGAATGCCAACTCGGGGAGGGTTCTCCTCTGCCATGGTCGTTCATCAAAA GTTTGTAGTCAAGATACCAGGAAAGCTGGCGCCGGAGCAGGTGGCGCCGCTCTTGTGCGCCGGCGTGACGGCTTACAGTCCCTTGAGACAGTTCATGGGTTCCGGCAAAGGGCTGATAAAGGCGGGGATATTGGGGCTGGGAGGGGTTGGGCATCTGGGTGTGATTATAGCCAAGGCAATGGGGCATCATGTGACTGTGATAAGCTCTTCGGAGAGTAAAAGAGAGGAGACTTTGGAGCATCTGGGAGCTGATGCCTTTTTGGTGAGTTCCGATGCAGATGAAATGCGACGAGCCATGGGTACCCTCGACTATATTCTGGACACTGTTCCAGCTCCCCACACTTTGCAAGCCTACCTTCCACAGCTCAAAGTTGATGCCAAGCTGATCGTTGTAGGAGCTGCCCCCAAGCCCCTGCAATTCGAGGCGAACGGCCTAATTCTCG GGAAGAAGACGATAACTGGAAGCTTCATTGGGAGCATGGAAGAGATGCAGGAACTGCTAGACTTTTGGGCCGAGAAGGGTTTGGAATCAAAGGTGGAGGTTGTGAAACTGGATTATGTGAACAAGGCATTTGAAAGAATGGAAAGGAATGATGTTAAGTTCAGGTTTGTGGTGGATGCATGTGGCTGGCAGCAACCTCCATTGAATTCATCATCTCGATCTCTTCATTGA
- the LOC127809714 gene encoding F-box protein At1g47056-like, with protein MGQSASTHGLSHRPHGQTQTNPLRRRPSNLRPEMAPLMPTVEESVELDYISELPDECLSCIFQLLSSGDRTTCSLVCRRWLRVEGESRRRLALNARAELLPQIPSLFSRFDAVAKLALRCDRRSVSLDDDALILISLRCRNLTRLKLRGCRQVTDVGMAGFAKNCKGLKKFSCGSCIFGVKGMNALLDHCSALEELSVKRLRGINDGVEPIGPGVAASSLKSICLKELYNGQCFGPLIVGAKNLKALKLLRCLGDWDRLLEMVANRNNSLVEIHLERLQVSDVGLMAISNCSNIEILHLVRTPECTNCGVVSIAERCKLLRKLHIDGWRTNRIGNEGLIAIAKHCSNLQELVLIGVNPTSISLEALATNCQKLERLALCGSETIGDAEILCIASKCVALKKLCIKGCPVTDQGIEAFAWGCPNLVKIKVKKCQEVTSDLVDWLRARRGSVVFSLDVCEVEADGLDATASDGGAQDDGLEFPAIVSQGTTAPAPAPAPAAAAAADAPSTSNGRRSLFKSRFGLFGGRGLVACTFRRCGLQFSL; from the coding sequence ATGGGCCAGTCTGCGTCGACCCACGGGCTGAGCCACCGCCCCCACGGTCAGACGCAGACCAACCCCCTCCGCCGCCGGCCTTCCAACCTCCGGCCAGAGATGGCGCCTCTGATGCCGACGGTCGAAGAAAGCGTCGAGCTTGATTACATCTCCGAGCTCCCCGACGAGTGCCTGTCCTGCATTTTCCAGCTCCTCAGCTCCGGCGACAGGACGACCTGCTCGCTGGTTTGCCGGCGGTGGCTGCGCGTGGAGGGTGAGAGCCGCCGACGCCTCGCTCTCAATGCGCGGGCGGAGCTGCTGCCTCAAATCCCGTCGCTCTTCTCTCGCTTCGACGCCGTCGCGAAGCTCGCGCTGCGCTGCGACCGCCGATCCGTGAGCCTGGACGACGACGCCCTAATCCTGATCTCGCTCAGGTGCCGGAACCTCACGCGGCTGAAGCTCCGCGGATGCCGCCAGGTCACCGACGTCGGAATGGCCGGCTTCGCCAAGAATTGCAAAGGTTTGAAGAAATTCTCGTGTGGTTCCTGCATTTTCGGAGTCAAAGGCATGAACGCCTTGCTCGACCACTGCTCGGCTCTGGAGGAGCTCTCCGTGAAGCGCCTCCGTGGCATCAACGACGGCGTCGAGCCGATCGGGCCCGGCGTGGCTGCCTCGTCGCTCAAATCAATTTGCCTCAAGGAGCTTTATAATGGCCAGTGCTTCGGACCTTTAATAGTCGGTGCGAAAAACCTAAAAGCCCTAAAATTGTTGCGTTGTTTAGGCGATTGGGACAGGCTTTTGGAAATGGTGGCAAATCGGAATAATTCTTTGGTTGAAATCCATTTGGAGAGGCTCCAAGTGAGCGACGTTGGTCTTATGGCCATATCCAATTGTTCCAACATTGAGATTTTGCATCTTGTCAGGACCCCAGAATGCACCAATTGTGGGGTTGTGTCGATTGCAGAACGCTGCAAATTACTGAGGAAGCTCCACATTGATGGATGGAGGACAAATCGGATTGGTAATGAAGGCCTTATTGCCATTGCCAAGCATTGCAGCAACCTTCAAGAACTGGTTCTGATTGGGGTCAATCCCACTTCCATTAGCCTCGAAGCCCTTGCTACCAATTGTCAAAAACTGGAAAGATTAGCCCTTTGTGGTAGTGAGACAATTGGGGATGCAGAGATTTTGTGTATTGCTTCGAAATGTGTGGCATTGAAGAAGCTTTGCATTAAGGGGTGCCCGGTGACTGATCAGGGTATTGAAGCTTTCGCTTGGGGTTGTCCTAATTTGGTGAAAATAAAGGTGAAAAAGTGCCAGGAAGTGACTAGTGATCTTGTGGATTGGTTGAGGGCCAGGAGGGGATCGGTGGTGTTTAGTTTGGATGTCTGTGAGGTTGAAGCTGATGGGTTGGATGCAACTGCGAGTGACGGTGGAGCACAAGATGATGGCCTGGAGTTCCCAGCAATTGTGAGTCAGGGCACTACTGCCCCTGCCCCTGCCCCTGCCCCTGCCGCTGCCGCTGCTGCAGATGCTCCATCCACTAGCAATGGCCGGCGGTCTTTGTTCAAGTCAAGGTTTGGTCTCTTTGGAGGTAGGGGTCTTGTGGCTTGCACTTTCAGAAGGTGTGGCTTGCAATTTAGTTTATAA